The Pontibacter korlensis sequence TTTTTGCCGAATAAACCACAAAGCCTGATCATGCCAGTTGGCACGCTCCTGGTCCAGGAGAAACTTTGCAGAGGCTGCTGCATGGTCGGGGGTGGTAGTGTTACGGTTACTCATAGCTACTGTTTAATATCTCGGCCATGTGTATCACTTTTACCGGGCTATTCTTCCGACGCAGAATTCCCTCCAGGTGCATCAGGCAAGACACATCGCCACCGGTTATATACTCGGCTCCGTTCAGCTGATGATCTGCCACACGGTCTTGTCCCATCTTAACCGAAACAGCCTCTTCTGACACACAGAAGGTGCCACCGAAGCCGCAGCATTCATCCTTCCTGTTTAGCTCCACCAATTCAATATCCTTTACCAAACGCAGGAGATAACCGGGCTTTGAAAAATCTTCAGCTACGAGCTCGGACATCTGCGCTAGATGAAGCCCTCGCTGGCCGTGGCAGCTAATATGAAAACCTACTTTATGAGGAAAGCGAGCCTCTAGCTCCGTTACCTGTAACACATCGGTCAGGAACTCGCTAAGCTCAAATATGTTGTTGCGGATATGTGTGGCAGCAGCCTCATTTCCCGCTGCGTATAAGTGCTCCTTCACGTGCAGCACACAGCTACCAGAGGGCGAAACAATATAATCGTAACCAGAGAAGTTCCTTGTAAACAAGGCATCACACCCTTTAGCAAGCGATGCAAACCCAGAATTGGCCATAGGCTGGCCGCAGCAAGTCTGCTGTAGCGGATACGCCACTTCTACACCCAACTTCTCTAACAGCTGCAAAGTTGCTATTGCCACCTGTGGGTAAAACTGATCGATGTAACAGGGAATAAACAGTCCTACTTTCATAAAGCAAATATCTTCTTCATTTGTTGCCACTTTTCTCCTTCCTTAGTACCTGGCAGGGCCTTTTGGTATTTCCACATAAGGTTTTCCCACTCCTGTACCTTAGGATTAGCGGCATCCATACTTTCTTTTTGCTCAAAGCTGAACTCCTCACTTACCTCCATCACCATAAACAAGCGATTCTCCCACCTGTAGATTTCCATCTGTTCCACGCCAGCTTCTTGTATACTTTTCTTTATTTCTGGCCAGACCTCTTTATGGTACTCCTCATACTCCGCTATCAGAGTGGGGTCATCTTTTAAATCTAGCGCAAAACAGAACTTGGGCATACTATGACTTATGTAAAAGTTATGAATGAACAATTTGGGCAGGCTCCTCCGGCAACGCTTCAACTCCTCCTCTTGGCCTATCGCCTCCCAGCTTTTCTGCCGCAAGCGCATAGCAGGCTACCACCACAAAGCATATCATCGGCACGTAAAATGCCATGCCTATGTCCTGCGTCAGGTCAGAAAAATAGCCTTGCACTGATGTCAGCACGGCTCCTCCCAGTATCGCCATTATCAGTCCTGATCCACCAATTTTTGTGTCTTCGCCCAAGCCCTTTATTCCCAGGCCATAGATAGTAGGGAACATCAACGACATACAACCAGATATACCTATTAAAGCATACACTCCTATTAAGCCGCTTCCGTAAATGGCTACAAGTGTTAGGCCTGCGGCTGCTACGGCAGTAAAGAATAGCAGCGTTGCCGGTTTGATGTATTTCATCAGGGCTGTGAACGCAAACCTGCTCACCATAAACAGTATCAGAGAAGCCATGTAGTAGTTGGAAGCTTCGTCCTCATTAACCTGTAGCTCTAGCATAACATAGCGGATCGTAAAAGACCACACGCCAATTTGTGCCCCCACATAAAAGAACTGAGCCACCACCGCCCAAACGTAATGCGGCGTCTTGGCCAGCCTCCTGAAAGTAGGGAGCAAGTCGAGCTTAGATCCGGCATCTGAGGCTTTGGGCATTTTAGTAAAGGCTATCACTCCCCAGAGAAGCACAAGGAAAAGAGCCACCCCTACGTAAGGTCCCATTACGGCCGTAAGCTCCTCTGACTGCACAGCGGTAAGTTCTGCAGGCGTCATTTGGGATCGTTCCTGGGCAGTTAACTGGCTTAGTTGGGATAGGATAAACACCTTACTCAACAACACGCCTGAGATGGAGCCTATGGGATTGAATGACTGCGCAAGGTTTAACCGCCGGGTGCCAGACTCTTCCGGTCCCATGGCTACTATATAAGGGTTCGCTGCCGTTTCTAATATGGAAAGACCACCTGCCAGCACATACAACGCCACCAGGAAATAACCATAAGACAGTGTAAGGCTGGCTGGGTAAAACAGAAATGCTCCCAGTATAAACAACCCTAACCCCACAAGTATGCCCGTTTTGTAGGTGTACTTCTTTATAAGTATAGCTGCAGGCAGCGCAAGGCAAAAGTACGCTCCGTAAAAAGCCATCTGAATCCAGGATGTCTGAAAATCAGACATACTCATTATTCTTTTGAAGGCAGCCAGTAAGGTATCGGTCATGTTGTTGGCCAGCCCCCACAGAAAGAAGAGACTTGTGACTAGGACGAAGGGCCAAACGTTGCCCGATCTAAGAAGGGAGGCTTTTCTTGTGGCTTTATCCATGGCCGTGATTATCTATAGGGTTGGCTGTTTATATATAGAGTCCTGATCAAGCAAAGAAGAGCTCCACCTGTCTAGGAACAGCAAGGAGAGCCCCATCAATGAATGGCAGGATACTTATACAAAGAAAGAAAAATAAAGTCTGCTAAATTTCAAGTGATTGCCCAATTATTAAGCTATTTTAGCATAAGCAAGAAATGAGACGATATATCAATGCCAAAAAAGCACTAATTAGCCCAGTATGTTGCATATTTATTGTCTGAAGTGTAAGCAACCACCTATCTCCCCTGAAGCAACTCTTGAAGCTGTATGAAGCCACTGCTGCTAAAAATATCGACAAACCCGCTGCAATCCTTCAGCATCAGGCAGGATAAGGTTCCTTACATAAACAACAGGTGGCATTATCACCCTGAGGTAGAGCTGATCCATATCGAAAAAGGAGAAGGTATGCAGTTTGTAGGCGACAGTGTGAAGCGGTTCACCTCCGGTGACGTGCTACTTATCGGATCAAACCTGTCCCACTACTGGCGTTTTGACGATGCATATTTCGAAGATGATCCTAAAGTGAGGGCTGATGTAAGGGTAGCACACTTTTGTGAGGAGTTTTGGGGCAGTACCTTTCTCAGCTTACCTGAAAACAAGCTTATCAAGAGTACTCTGGAAAAGGCCCGGCTGGGAATGCAGATAACAGGAAAGACTCGCCAGGCCGTGAGCCTGTTGCTTGAGCAAAGCCTGCATGTTGAAGGAGCCAAAAGAATTATCCTGCTCCTCGAGACACTTGATCTTATTTCCCAAAGCCCTGATACACATATCCTGTCGTCTATAGGCTTCAAACAAAACCATGAGAAAGTGGAAGAGGAACGGATCAACAAAATCTATGATTACTCCTTAGCCAACTTTAAAAATAAGATAGAGCTCCACGAAATCTCTGCGGTAGCGCACCTAAGCCCCAACTCTTTCTGCCGTTATTTCAAGTCAAAGACCAGAAAGACGTACACTCAATTTCTTACAGAAATCAAGATAGGGCATGCATGTAAGTTGATCATGGACAACAGACTCGACATGAAGCAAATATGTTTTGAAAGCGGCTTTAACAACTTGACCAGCTTTCACAAATCTTTCAAGGGTATCACGGGTAAAACGCCCCTGCTGTATCAGAAAGAATTCTTTAACAGGAAATAACAGAGGTTGAAGGGCAACGAAGCAATCAACTTTGAAATAAATGCAGGTTTGCAGTCATACGTGGGCTTGGGTAACATTAGAAGAAGGAACGTCTTCAAGCACTGTTCCTGCAGGACTTAGACTGCTAGGTAAGGCTTCATTGATATGATGAAGGCAAGTATAAAAGAGAGTTAATCAGGTACAAGAAGTGCCTGTATACATATTCAGTCACCATAAAACAATATGATATGCGTCTAAAAACTAAGATTGCAGCCCTTGCCTCCTCAGCACTTGTGGCATCAGGGCTACTGCTTAGCACAGCAGCCCCCGCCCTTGCACAGGCTGGCAACTCTCAGCAGCAAGCTGTTTCCATCATCCCCAAGCCCGTAAAGCTAACACAGCAAAACGGCAGCTTCGCTCTCGGCAAGGAAACCCGCATTTTTGTTGATCCTAAGAACGATGAGCTTAGACAAATCGGGGAGTACCTGGCCAGGAACATCAAGGATATGACTGGTGTGCAGCCGACAGTGGAACAGAAAGCGCCCGAGAAAAACAGCAGCAACTATCTGCATCTGACACTTAGTGCACCAACTGACACACTGGGTACAGAGGGCTATACTTTAGATGTTAACTCAGACAAAATCGTACTTGCCGCCAACCAGCCGAACGGCGTTTTCCTGGGCACACAGACCATTCGCCA is a genomic window containing:
- a CDS encoding (Fe-S)-binding protein — protein: MKVGLFIPCYIDQFYPQVAIATLQLLEKLGVEVAYPLQQTCCGQPMANSGFASLAKGCDALFTRNFSGYDYIVSPSGSCVLHVKEHLYAAGNEAAATHIRNNIFELSEFLTDVLQVTELEARFPHKVGFHISCHGQRGLHLAQMSELVAEDFSKPGYLLRLVKDIELVELNRKDECCGFGGTFCVSEEAVSVKMGQDRVADHQLNGAEYITGGDVSCLMHLEGILRRKNSPVKVIHMAEILNSSYE
- a CDS encoding L-rhamnose mutarotase, producing MPKFCFALDLKDDPTLIAEYEEYHKEVWPEIKKSIQEAGVEQMEIYRWENRLFMVMEVSEEFSFEQKESMDAANPKVQEWENLMWKYQKALPGTKEGEKWQQMKKIFAL
- the fucP gene encoding L-fucose:H+ symporter permease; its protein translation is MDKATRKASLLRSGNVWPFVLVTSLFFLWGLANNMTDTLLAAFKRIMSMSDFQTSWIQMAFYGAYFCLALPAAILIKKYTYKTGILVGLGLFILGAFLFYPASLTLSYGYFLVALYVLAGGLSILETAANPYIVAMGPEESGTRRLNLAQSFNPIGSISGVLLSKVFILSQLSQLTAQERSQMTPAELTAVQSEELTAVMGPYVGVALFLVLLWGVIAFTKMPKASDAGSKLDLLPTFRRLAKTPHYVWAVVAQFFYVGAQIGVWSFTIRYVMLELQVNEDEASNYYMASLILFMVSRFAFTALMKYIKPATLLFFTAVAAAGLTLVAIYGSGLIGVYALIGISGCMSLMFPTIYGLGIKGLGEDTKIGGSGLIMAILGGAVLTSVQGYFSDLTQDIGMAFYVPMICFVVVACYALAAEKLGGDRPRGGVEALPEEPAQIVHS
- a CDS encoding AraC family transcriptional regulator, with translation MKPLLLKISTNPLQSFSIRQDKVPYINNRWHYHPEVELIHIEKGEGMQFVGDSVKRFTSGDVLLIGSNLSHYWRFDDAYFEDDPKVRADVRVAHFCEEFWGSTFLSLPENKLIKSTLEKARLGMQITGKTRQAVSLLLEQSLHVEGAKRIILLLETLDLISQSPDTHILSSIGFKQNHEKVEEERINKIYDYSLANFKNKIELHEISAVAHLSPNSFCRYFKSKTRKTYTQFLTEIKIGHACKLIMDNRLDMKQICFESGFNNLTSFHKSFKGITGKTPLLYQKEFFNRK